The Hymenobacter monticola genome has a window encoding:
- a CDS encoding type II toxin-antitoxin system RelE/ParE family toxin, whose amino-acid sequence MILSFQSKPLKLLYEKGDASKLPADHLVRITNVLTRLDAVKRPEEMNTPGSDYHQLKGDRKDFYSVKIKANWKIIFRFEGEDAVDVDYLDYH is encoded by the coding sequence ATGATACTTTCCTTTCAAAGCAAACCGCTTAAGCTGCTTTACGAAAAAGGCGACGCTTCCAAGTTGCCCGCAGACCATTTAGTACGAATTACCAACGTTCTCACCCGCTTGGATGCGGTGAAGCGTCCCGAGGAAATGAACACGCCCGGCTCCGACTATCACCAGTTGAAGGGCGACCGCAAGGACTTCTACTCGGTTAAAATCAAAGCCAACTGGAAAATCATCTTTCGCTTCGAGGGCGAGGATGCCGTAGACGTTGACTACCTCGATTATCATTGA
- a CDS encoding DUF1259 domain-containing protein, with the protein MTDSRFSRRDWLKTAALATTPVLLGALPTVSDAAPPVPATAKTPALSAADIAAIEAALGKKGTYVEPQATHTTPLPRNDLKVTIKGEPVPISFGFGGWVAIKHTLDGKSAMLMSDTVLLQEEVNPLMSAALAQGLEIGAVHNHFFYEEPRIFYMHIHGMGTPGELARKFAAALKDSKLLPANQPKPVAAAAPAQPGNNATPSAGPPTGKELFDLPALDKLVGYQGVVNGPTYKYTVGRADLQSIMMGTEMTAAIGLNSWAAFAGKQADAHIAGDIAMLESEVNPVIKTLRAHNLEVVAVHNHMLFDQPRMMFLHYYGRGPAAQLATGFRAALNQLGKGKAAGMQDMKH; encoded by the coding sequence ATGACCGACTCCCGTTTTTCCCGCCGCGACTGGCTTAAGACGGCGGCATTGGCTACCACGCCGGTGTTGCTGGGCGCGCTGCCGACCGTATCCGATGCCGCCCCACCAGTGCCCGCAACGGCCAAAACCCCGGCCTTGAGCGCAGCCGACATTGCCGCCATCGAAGCCGCGCTGGGCAAGAAGGGCACCTACGTGGAGCCCCAGGCCACACACACCACCCCGCTGCCGCGCAATGATTTGAAGGTAACCATCAAGGGCGAGCCCGTGCCGATTTCGTTCGGTTTTGGCGGTTGGGTGGCCATTAAGCACACGCTCGACGGCAAGTCGGCCATGCTCATGAGCGACACGGTGCTGCTGCAGGAAGAGGTGAACCCGCTCATGTCGGCGGCGCTGGCCCAGGGGCTTGAAATTGGGGCCGTGCACAACCACTTTTTCTACGAGGAGCCGCGCATCTTCTACATGCACATCCACGGCATGGGCACGCCCGGGGAGTTGGCCAGGAAGTTTGCCGCCGCCCTCAAAGACTCGAAGCTGCTGCCGGCCAACCAGCCCAAACCAGTAGCCGCTGCCGCTCCCGCGCAGCCGGGCAACAACGCAACGCCAAGCGCCGGACCGCCGACGGGCAAGGAGCTATTCGACCTACCGGCCCTGGACAAGTTAGTTGGGTACCAAGGCGTGGTGAACGGGCCGACCTACAAATACACGGTGGGTCGGGCCGACCTGCAATCCATCATGATGGGCACGGAGATGACCGCCGCCATCGGCCTGAACTCCTGGGCAGCCTTTGCCGGCAAGCAGGCCGACGCGCACATTGCCGGCGACATTGCTATGCTGGAAAGCGAGGTAAACCCGGTGATTAAAACCCTGCGGGCCCACAACCTCGAAGTGGTGGCCGTGCACAACCACATGCTGTTTGACCAGCCCCGCATGATGTTCCTGCATTACTACGGCCGGGGTCCGGCCGCGCAGTTGGCCACCGGCTTTCGTGCTGCGCTCAATCAATTGGGCAAAGGCAAAGCAGCAGGGATGCAAGACATGAAGCACTAA
- a CDS encoding TraG family conjugative transposon ATPase, protein MSNKVLPSVSLESKQPIYKVEKDCLISKNADVTVAFRLDLPEIFTLSREDYAQLQSAFVKAVRLLPDHSVVHKQDWYVEDKYAPGFEAERTLLSASYERHFNERPFLNHFCYIYITKCASERPDWGSASGLLARRNIVPKEMLDPKELEAFFDSVGQFVRTLEGVGPTNAPYIKSHRLTSDELAGTEQAAGLLEKYLALDLSDQAVQVDLDLTEGLKVGAEICNMFSVANLDDLPIGVETDIRYEQYSTEQSDFPISFAAPLGLLLGANHILNQYVFLDNTAKTVKMFEQKKDRLNSLSLYSRQNAINFEYYNSFLNELIATKRRPARVHCNVLTWGQNEDQLTEVRKLVNAAFNAMNCKPRQNTVDIAALYWGGIPGNAGDFPSEETFYTFIEQAVCFWASETNYRSTGATKGIKLSDRLTGKPVLVDISDEPMKKQIIFNRNKFVLGPSGSGKSFFTNHMVRQYYEQGAHVLLVDTGNSYKGLCELVGGVYFTYEEDDPIAFNPFLISGKLDVEKKESIKTLLQALWKKDDESVSQSEYVSLSTAVSTYYVMLEANPAVKPSFNSFYEYVKGPYRKLLEEDKVREKDFDIDNFIYVLKPYYRGGEYDYLLNSEKELDLVNAPFIVFELDNIKDHPILFPVVTLIIMETFISKMRKLKGIRKMILIEEAWKALTTPGMAAYIKYLFKTVRKFFGEAIVVTQEIDDIIGNEIVKDAIINNSDCKILLDQRKFINRFDEIQALLSLTPKEKDLVLSINRDNKSTRGRYTEVFISLGGVVSKVYAIEVSKEEYVTYTTEETEKVKLFEKFKQTGDMPTAIKLFAADLREGRA, encoded by the coding sequence ATGAGCAACAAAGTTCTGCCTTCCGTTTCCCTGGAATCCAAGCAGCCCATCTACAAGGTTGAAAAGGACTGCCTCATCTCGAAGAACGCCGATGTTACGGTAGCCTTTCGGCTGGACCTGCCCGAAATCTTCACCCTCTCGCGGGAAGATTACGCGCAGCTGCAGTCGGCCTTTGTCAAGGCCGTGCGCCTGTTGCCGGACCACTCCGTAGTGCACAAGCAGGACTGGTACGTGGAAGACAAATACGCACCAGGCTTCGAGGCGGAAAGAACGTTGCTCTCGGCGTCCTACGAGCGCCATTTCAACGAGCGGCCCTTCCTCAACCACTTTTGCTACATCTACATCACCAAGTGCGCTTCGGAGCGTCCGGATTGGGGAAGTGCCTCGGGTCTGCTGGCCCGGCGCAACATCGTGCCCAAGGAAATGCTGGACCCGAAGGAGCTGGAGGCTTTCTTTGACAGCGTAGGTCAATTCGTGCGGACCCTGGAAGGAGTGGGGCCAACCAATGCGCCCTACATCAAGTCGCATCGGCTCACGTCCGACGAGCTAGCCGGCACCGAGCAGGCGGCGGGGCTGCTGGAAAAGTACCTGGCGCTGGACCTGTCCGACCAGGCCGTACAAGTAGACCTGGACCTGACCGAAGGGCTGAAGGTGGGCGCGGAGATATGCAACATGTTCTCGGTCGCTAACTTGGATGATTTACCCATTGGCGTAGAAACGGATATTCGCTACGAGCAATACAGCACCGAACAATCGGACTTTCCCATCAGCTTTGCCGCGCCTCTGGGGCTACTGCTGGGGGCCAACCACATCCTGAACCAGTATGTGTTCCTGGATAACACGGCCAAGACCGTGAAGATGTTTGAGCAGAAGAAGGACCGGCTCAACTCGCTCTCGCTCTACTCGCGGCAAAACGCCATCAACTTCGAGTACTACAACTCCTTCCTCAACGAGTTGATTGCGACCAAGCGCCGCCCGGCGCGGGTGCACTGCAACGTGCTCACCTGGGGCCAGAATGAGGACCAGCTGACGGAGGTTCGCAAGCTGGTGAACGCCGCCTTCAACGCCATGAACTGCAAGCCGCGGCAAAACACCGTGGACATTGCCGCGCTCTATTGGGGCGGCATCCCGGGCAACGCCGGCGACTTCCCCTCGGAAGAGACCTTTTACACCTTCATCGAGCAGGCTGTTTGCTTCTGGGCCAGCGAGACCAACTACCGCTCCACGGGCGCCACGAAGGGCATCAAGCTCTCCGACCGCCTCACCGGCAAACCGGTGCTGGTCGATATCTCGGATGAGCCGATGAAGAAGCAAATCATCTTCAACCGCAACAAGTTTGTGCTCGGCCCCTCGGGCTCGGGCAAGTCGTTTTTCACCAACCACATGGTACGCCAGTATTACGAGCAGGGCGCGCACGTCCTGCTGGTCGATACCGGCAACTCCTACAAAGGGCTATGTGAGTTGGTGGGCGGCGTATACTTCACCTATGAGGAAGATGACCCCATCGCCTTCAACCCCTTCCTGATTTCCGGCAAGCTCGACGTCGAGAAAAAGGAATCCATCAAAACGCTGCTGCAGGCGCTTTGGAAGAAAGACGACGAAAGCGTGAGCCAGTCGGAGTACGTCTCGCTCTCTACGGCCGTGAGCACCTACTACGTGATGCTGGAAGCCAACCCGGCTGTTAAGCCTAGCTTCAACTCGTTTTACGAGTACGTGAAAGGCCCTTATCGCAAGCTGCTGGAAGAAGACAAGGTCCGGGAGAAAGATTTCGACATCGACAACTTCATCTATGTCCTGAAGCCTTATTACCGGGGCGGAGAGTACGACTACCTGCTCAACTCGGAAAAGGAGCTGGATTTGGTGAACGCGCCTTTCATCGTTTTCGAGCTGGACAACATCAAGGACCACCCCATCCTGTTCCCGGTGGTCACGCTCATCATCATGGAAACCTTCATTTCCAAGATGCGGAAGTTGAAAGGCATCCGCAAGATGATTCTGATTGAGGAAGCCTGGAAGGCCCTCACCACGCCGGGTATGGCCGCCTACATCAAGTATCTGTTCAAAACGGTGCGGAAGTTCTTTGGGGAAGCCATCGTGGTCACCCAGGAGATAGATGACATCATCGGCAACGAGATTGTCAAGGATGCCATCATCAACAACTCGGACTGCAAGATTCTGCTCGACCAGCGCAAGTTCATCAACCGCTTCGATGAGATACAGGCGCTGCTCTCCCTGACGCCCAAGGAAAAGGACCTGGTGCTGAGCATCAACCGGGACAACAAGTCTACGCGGGGCCGCTACACCGAGGTATTCATCAGCCTGGGCGGGGTCGTATCGAAGGTCTACGCCATCGAGGTGTCGAAGGAGGAATACGTGACCTACACCACCGAGGAAACCGAAAAGGTGAAGCTTTTCGAGAAGTTCAAACAGACCGGGGACATGCCCACGGCCATCAAGTTGTTTGCCGCCGACCTCCGCGAAGGCCGGGCGTAA
- the traK gene encoding conjugative transposon protein TraK translates to MFASLKTIDSAFQQVKTLALIFIVAVLLLAGTIAYFAFKTTNAAANRIYVLENGQLLTAGAQDARANRPVEARSHVTRFHELFFTLDPDQKAINNNVNKALYLADNSAKKQYENFKEKGFYNDLIAANISLETTVDSVVVSGSRPLTARCFSHQRVIRATSITNRNLISECSLRDVTRSENNPHGFLMENWRVLQNKDLNTTPR, encoded by the coding sequence ATGTTTGCTTCCCTTAAAACCATCGACTCTGCTTTTCAGCAGGTCAAAACGCTGGCCTTGATTTTCATTGTCGCGGTGCTGCTGCTGGCCGGCACCATTGCCTACTTCGCGTTCAAAACGACCAACGCGGCAGCGAACCGCATCTACGTGTTGGAGAACGGCCAGCTGCTCACCGCCGGCGCGCAGGATGCGCGGGCCAACCGGCCCGTCGAGGCCCGCAGCCACGTCACCCGGTTTCATGAGTTGTTCTTCACCCTGGACCCGGACCAGAAGGCCATCAACAACAACGTCAACAAGGCCCTGTACCTGGCGGACAACTCGGCGAAGAAGCAGTACGAGAACTTCAAAGAGAAGGGCTTTTACAACGACCTGATAGCGGCCAATATCAGCCTGGAAACGACTGTGGACAGCGTGGTAGTAAGCGGCTCGCGGCCCCTCACCGCCCGCTGCTTCTCGCATCAGCGCGTTATCCGGGCTACGTCGATAACCAACCGCAATCTCATTTCGGAGTGCTCGCTGCGCGACGTGACGCGCTCGGAGAACAATCCCCACGGCTTCCTGATGGAAAACTGGCGGGTGCTGCAAAACAAAGACCTGAATACTACCCCCCGCTAG
- the traM gene encoding conjugative transposon protein TraM, translated as MATFLPIVGVPFMAVMFFLGGGGKGTPAEAQNVESGFNTELPTAEKATITDSKLEAYASPVDSMRNRGLVDSRIDTASGGGLSYGIQADGKAGPNGSVDNSVAAAQAQLIAAQQAQLNGGNTTVQAATQPGFLTPEEKMELMRTEHERELAEARAQAQMATLMAQSNAASAGAAPRTVAAAPKKKKPVTKVRAIDEDAVVSRLGSNGTGRKRTASFQGFDSEGNAGTEANTLPAVIHESQEVVSGSLVKMRLTEPAVINGHKLPANTFIYGKCSLAGERLSIAIETLKSGNNVFPASLEVYDVDGLEGLHIPGAITRDAAKQAGANSMDAADMMTMSADPAMAAAGVAVSAAKGLGKNKIRMVKVRLKAGYNIMLKVDKE; from the coding sequence ATGGCGACCTTCCTACCCATCGTAGGGGTACCGTTTATGGCGGTCATGTTCTTCCTGGGTGGCGGTGGCAAAGGCACCCCGGCTGAAGCGCAAAACGTCGAATCCGGCTTTAATACCGAACTACCGACTGCTGAAAAGGCTACGATAACGGATAGTAAGCTGGAAGCCTACGCCAGCCCGGTTGACTCCATGCGCAACCGGGGCCTGGTTGATTCCAGGATTGATACCGCGTCGGGTGGAGGGCTTTCCTATGGCATCCAGGCCGACGGGAAAGCCGGCCCGAACGGCTCGGTTGATAATTCGGTCGCCGCGGCCCAAGCGCAGCTCATTGCCGCGCAGCAGGCCCAATTGAACGGGGGCAACACCACCGTGCAGGCGGCCACGCAACCGGGCTTCCTTACCCCAGAAGAAAAGATGGAACTGATGCGGACGGAGCACGAGCGGGAATTAGCGGAGGCGCGGGCACAGGCGCAAATGGCTACGCTTATGGCGCAGTCGAATGCAGCCAGTGCCGGTGCAGCCCCTCGCACGGTGGCCGCAGCCCCCAAAAAGAAAAAGCCGGTCACCAAGGTGCGGGCCATTGACGAGGACGCGGTGGTGTCGCGGCTGGGCTCAAATGGTACCGGCCGGAAGCGCACGGCTTCATTCCAGGGCTTTGATTCGGAAGGCAACGCGGGCACGGAAGCCAACACCCTGCCGGCGGTCATCCACGAATCGCAGGAGGTCGTTTCGGGCTCCCTGGTGAAGATGCGCCTAACGGAACCGGCCGTCATCAACGGACACAAGCTGCCGGCCAACACCTTTATCTACGGCAAGTGCAGCCTGGCCGGCGAACGCCTCAGCATTGCCATTGAAACGCTCAAATCCGGCAACAACGTGTTCCCTGCCTCGCTGGAAGTGTACGACGTGGACGGCCTGGAAGGGCTGCACATTCCCGGCGCTATCACGCGGGACGCGGCCAAACAGGCCGGCGCAAACAGCATGGACGCGGCCGATATGATGACGATGAGTGCCGACCCGGCAATGGCCGCGGCGGGGGTGGCGGTTAGTGCCGCCAAAGGCCTCGGCAAAAACAAGATTCGGATGGTGAAAGTCCGCCTGAAGGCCGGCTACAATATCATGCTCAAAGTGGACAAAGAATAA
- a CDS encoding DUF4133 domain-containing protein, translating to MPAYDLNRGINKPVEFKGLVGSNIYFLVAGIGLTFVLFVAMYLAGVPLVITMLVTFAVGGGMWAGVFALNRKYGEHGLMKASARRSSPKFITNRQSRLFQHLNEDRTGRA from the coding sequence ATGCCTGCCTATGACCTAAACCGGGGCATTAACAAGCCCGTCGAATTCAAGGGGCTGGTGGGAAGCAACATCTACTTCCTGGTGGCTGGCATCGGCCTGACGTTCGTTCTGTTCGTGGCCATGTACCTGGCCGGCGTTCCGCTAGTGATTACGATGCTGGTAACCTTCGCCGTGGGCGGGGGAATGTGGGCTGGGGTATTTGCCCTCAACCGCAAGTATGGGGAGCACGGCCTGATGAAAGCCAGTGCTCGGCGCTCATCGCCCAAGTTCATTACGAACCGGCAGAGTCGCTTATTCCAACATCTCAACGAGGACCGGACCGGGCGCGCATAG
- a CDS encoding HigA family addiction module antitoxin, giving the protein MFNPSHPGDLIRETIEGLREETGEKLTLEEVAEGLCTTRKTLSAILNKRQGVTPEMALRLAAAFRNTTAEFWLTVQERYDLALARQRTSVANVRVFWEPAQA; this is encoded by the coding sequence ATGTTCAATCCTTCCCACCCCGGCGATTTGATTCGCGAAACCATTGAGGGGTTGCGCGAAGAAACCGGGGAAAAACTGACGTTGGAAGAAGTAGCCGAGGGTTTGTGCACCACCCGCAAAACCTTGTCGGCCATTCTCAACAAGCGCCAAGGCGTGACGCCGGAAATGGCCTTGCGTCTGGCCGCGGCATTCCGAAACACCACGGCCGAGTTTTGGCTGACCGTCCAGGAGCGCTATGACCTGGCCCTGGCCCGCCAGCGGACTTCCGTGGCCAATGTGCGCGTATTCTGGGAACCGGCTCAAGCATAA
- the traN gene encoding conjugative transposon protein TraN has product MKTTSCLALALVLLTVRPTSAVAQTTASSQKLPNATEATKLPTLPLYVSDQKTTHLVFPSPVTYVDLGSTGLIAAKATGSENIVRVKAASAGFGETNMTVLTTGGKLYSFVVNYQRSPRMVGIDLGTANGSADKGRLPTTALYVSDQKTTHLVFPYPVTYVDLGNSGIIAAKATGAENIVRVKAAGTRFPETNITVLTSNGKLYMFTVNYQHDPKVLSLDMGAASSQVTSSESGEAILSNSPIPQGNLDAYSKQALARGGSSAGESKNQLTVKCGDVGYKQETLFFPLHIANKSNVTYDVDFVKFYIQDKKVAKRTAEQAIEITPIYVYNGSQKKIDVKGKLEQVYVFKKFTIPNQKQLIIEVYEKGGGRNVKLHLANSDLLKARTFQ; this is encoded by the coding sequence ATGAAAACGACCTCCTGTCTGGCGCTGGCCCTGGTGCTGCTCACCGTTCGCCCCACTAGTGCGGTGGCTCAAACTACCGCGTCATCTCAGAAGCTACCCAATGCGACCGAAGCCACTAAGCTACCCACCTTGCCACTTTATGTGAGCGACCAGAAAACGACCCACCTGGTCTTTCCCAGTCCGGTTACCTATGTCGATTTGGGCAGTACCGGCCTGATTGCCGCCAAGGCAACCGGCTCGGAAAACATCGTGCGCGTAAAGGCCGCCAGCGCGGGTTTTGGGGAAACCAACATGACTGTGCTAACGACGGGCGGTAAGCTCTACTCGTTTGTGGTGAATTACCAGCGGAGCCCGCGCATGGTGGGCATAGACCTGGGCACGGCCAATGGCAGCGCCGATAAGGGCAGACTGCCGACTACAGCGCTGTATGTGAGCGACCAGAAAACAACCCACTTGGTCTTTCCTTACCCGGTTACCTATGTGGACCTGGGCAACTCGGGCATCATCGCGGCCAAGGCCACCGGCGCGGAGAATATCGTGCGCGTGAAAGCAGCGGGCACCCGCTTCCCCGAGACTAACATCACGGTGCTTACCTCGAACGGCAAGTTGTATATGTTCACGGTGAACTATCAGCACGACCCCAAGGTGCTCAGCCTCGACATGGGCGCGGCCTCTTCGCAGGTTACGAGCAGCGAATCAGGGGAGGCCATCCTGTCGAACTCGCCCATTCCCCAAGGCAACCTGGATGCCTACTCCAAACAGGCGCTGGCACGGGGCGGCTCGTCGGCCGGCGAAAGCAAAAACCAACTTACCGTTAAATGCGGCGACGTTGGCTACAAGCAAGAAACGCTGTTCTTCCCCCTGCACATTGCCAACAAGTCGAACGTGACCTATGACGTCGACTTCGTGAAGTTCTACATTCAGGATAAGAAAGTAGCCAAGCGCACGGCGGAGCAAGCCATTGAAATTACCCCTATCTACGTCTATAACGGCTCCCAAAAGAAGATTGACGTAAAAGGCAAACTGGAACAGGTGTACGTCTTTAAGAAGTTTACCATCCCGAACCAAAAGCAGCTCATCATCGAAGTTTACGAGAAGGGGGGCGGGCGTAACGTCAAGCTCCACCTCGCTAATTCAGACCTGCTCAAAGCCCGCACGTTCCAGTAA
- the chrA gene encoding chromate efflux transporter, which translates to MNSVIFSVSKPTFAEALRFWLKLGFISFGGPAGQIAILHTVLVEQKRWISDAKFLHALNYCMLLPGPEAQQLATYIGWLLHGTRGGMVAGVLFVLPSVFILLALSVLYVTVGTLPALQGVFLGLKPAVVAIIVLAMVKIGQKSLLSPLHYAVAVASFVGIFWLNVPFPALILGAAAVALVARRFFPAPVATAAAQARAVQAEEGYYLTTHSIVPGTGFSAARLLRQLVAAGALWAAPLALLGAFAPDFGFWRGLSMFFTQAALVTFGGAYAVLPYVAQVSVEKLHWLTPGQMLDGLALGETTPGPLIMVLAFVGFMGGYTHFGGSLLLAAGGLLTTTYYTFLPSFVYILVGAPLIERTQHNASLKAVLSIITAAVVGVVLNLAVYLGRAVLFPAGQLSPAQLHWPSLCWLVVSLVALYRFKVNMILWIGVSAGTGLLYYLLTTFIG; encoded by the coding sequence ATGAATTCAGTTATATTTTCTGTCTCCAAGCCCACATTTGCCGAAGCCCTGCGCTTCTGGCTGAAGCTGGGCTTCATCAGCTTCGGCGGCCCGGCGGGCCAGATTGCCATCCTGCACACCGTGCTGGTGGAGCAGAAGCGCTGGATTTCTGACGCCAAGTTTCTGCACGCACTCAACTATTGTATGCTGCTGCCCGGCCCGGAAGCGCAGCAGTTGGCCACCTACATCGGCTGGCTGCTGCATGGCACACGGGGTGGGATGGTGGCGGGCGTTCTGTTCGTGCTGCCGTCGGTGTTCATCCTGCTGGCGCTGAGCGTGCTTTACGTGACGGTGGGGACACTGCCGGCCCTGCAGGGCGTATTCCTGGGCCTGAAGCCAGCGGTGGTGGCCATCATCGTGCTGGCCATGGTGAAGATTGGGCAAAAGTCCCTGCTCAGTCCGTTGCATTACGCAGTGGCAGTGGCCAGCTTCGTGGGCATCTTCTGGCTGAACGTCCCTTTTCCGGCGCTCATCCTGGGCGCGGCGGCCGTGGCGCTGGTAGCACGCCGATTCTTTCCGGCCCCCGTGGCCACGGCCGCCGCGCAGGCCCGCGCCGTGCAGGCCGAAGAAGGGTACTACCTGACGACGCATTCTATTGTGCCCGGAACCGGTTTTTCGGCTGCCCGGCTGCTGCGACAGTTGGTCGCTGCCGGGGCGCTGTGGGCTGCCCCGCTGGCCCTACTGGGAGCCTTCGCGCCGGACTTCGGGTTTTGGCGGGGATTGAGTATGTTTTTCACCCAGGCCGCACTAGTGACCTTCGGCGGAGCGTACGCCGTGCTGCCCTACGTGGCGCAGGTGAGTGTAGAAAAGCTGCACTGGCTCACGCCGGGGCAGATGCTCGACGGGCTGGCCCTGGGCGAAACCACGCCCGGGCCACTTATCATGGTGCTGGCCTTTGTGGGCTTTATGGGCGGATACACCCACTTTGGCGGCTCGCTGCTGCTGGCGGCGGGCGGGTTGCTGACCACTACCTACTATACCTTTCTCCCCAGCTTTGTCTACATTCTGGTGGGGGCTCCCCTGATTGAGCGGACCCAACACAATGCCTCGCTGAAAGCGGTGCTGAGCATCATCACGGCGGCCGTGGTGGGGGTCGTCCTCAACCTGGCCGTATACTTGGGCCGGGCGGTGCTCTTTCCGGCTGGACAGCTTTCCCCAGCACAGTTGCACTGGCCCAGCCTCTGCTGGTTGGTCGTATCGCTGGTCGCGCTTTACCGCTTTAAGGTGAACATGATACTCTGGATAGGCGTTAGTGCCGGAACGGGGCTGCTCTATTATCTGCTGACTACTTTCATCGGGTAA
- a CDS encoding antitoxin VbhA family protein has product MEKTPYFSDNERTEQQRRDVVKFAVGVSMSQNRHPSAQLVELQNRYIAGEIDLEQLSAVLDAEYAPAPGPDPLAKYAPGEGPQVEPAHEYSPYLHFEERIVSL; this is encoded by the coding sequence ATGGAAAAGACCCCGTATTTCTCCGACAACGAGCGCACCGAGCAGCAGCGCCGCGACGTAGTAAAGTTCGCCGTCGGTGTGTCCATGAGCCAGAACCGGCACCCTTCGGCGCAACTTGTGGAGTTGCAGAACCGCTACATCGCCGGGGAGATTGACCTGGAGCAGTTATCGGCCGTCCTCGATGCCGAGTACGCCCCGGCACCAGGTCCTGACCCTTTGGCCAAGTACGCCCCCGGCGAAGGCCCCCAGGTGGAGCCCGCGCACGAGTACAGCCCGTATTTGCACTTTGAGGAACGCATCGTTAGCCTCTAA
- a CDS encoding Fic/DOC family protein: MPDLFTNPADGLLYNNVRATSETQLDRLEADLSIMRLMFVRAQVGLAAPRQPVAPMVGPAYAIPPIPLTFDEQHLRAMHRYLFHDVYPWAGETRQDRGFQGYKPAMNIQADHMMTYANHRRIGCDVGAISAQLHAENNLKGLSKSQFVERAAYYLDHLNHVHAFREGNGRTMQAVLMQLGHQAGYRLDFQKVYKEFNLARDTGIVGISTSVHENQTRLRYLLDAATIELPGAAAKAARHPSQARPLSAPTLEVAQLEALRELKASSQRVGIRHAQETGAPLKDANGAVIMSPLLTYVQAAVMARPPALTEQATLDELQKPYVVVAASPAAQLSDKAILLRYSQAVGQAVQAFRTQLTQQQPGVTVQQGMPLNELKGEDALPTPSTPKLQKAPEPKRRGPKLG; this comes from the coding sequence ATGCCTGACCTCTTTACCAACCCGGCCGATGGCCTGCTTTATAACAACGTCCGCGCAACCAGCGAGACACAGCTCGACCGTCTGGAAGCCGACTTGTCGATAATGCGGCTGATGTTTGTTCGGGCACAGGTTGGTTTGGCAGCCCCCCGGCAGCCAGTAGCGCCCATGGTTGGCCCGGCCTACGCCATCCCTCCTATCCCGCTCACGTTTGACGAGCAGCACTTGCGGGCTATGCACCGCTACTTATTCCACGACGTGTATCCGTGGGCCGGCGAAACCCGCCAGGACCGGGGGTTTCAGGGCTATAAGCCTGCGATGAACATACAGGCCGACCACATGATGACCTACGCCAACCACCGCCGCATTGGCTGCGACGTGGGCGCCATCAGCGCGCAGCTTCATGCTGAAAACAACTTGAAAGGACTATCCAAGTCGCAGTTCGTGGAACGGGCCGCGTACTATCTCGACCACCTCAACCATGTGCACGCCTTCCGCGAGGGCAACGGCCGCACGATGCAGGCGGTATTGATGCAGCTAGGCCACCAGGCCGGGTACCGCCTCGATTTCCAGAAGGTGTATAAGGAGTTCAACCTTGCCCGGGATACCGGCATAGTGGGCATCTCGACCAGCGTCCACGAAAACCAGACCCGCTTACGCTACCTGCTCGATGCAGCCACTATTGAACTGCCCGGTGCCGCAGCCAAAGCCGCCCGCCATCCAAGTCAGGCCCGCCCCCTGAGCGCTCCCACATTGGAGGTAGCCCAGTTAGAGGCCCTGCGCGAGTTGAAGGCCAGCAGCCAGCGAGTAGGCATCCGTCACGCCCAGGAAACCGGGGCTCCCTTAAAGGACGCCAATGGGGCAGTGATTATGTCCCCGCTGCTTACTTATGTGCAGGCCGCCGTGATGGCCCGTCCCCCAGCCCTCACCGAGCAAGCCACGCTTGATGAATTGCAGAAGCCCTACGTAGTCGTTGCCGCTTCCCCTGCGGCGCAGTTATCTGATAAGGCCATCCTCCTGCGCTACTCCCAAGCAGTCGGCCAGGCCGTGCAGGCGTTCCGGACCCAACTCACCCAGCAGCAGCCAGGTGTGACGGTGCAGCAGGGCATGCCGCTAAATGAACTTAAGGGGGAGGATGCATTGCCTACCCCGTCCACTCCCAAATTACAAAAAGCCCCCGAGCCGAAGCGCCGAGGGCCTAAATTGGGTTAA